The following are from one region of the Passer domesticus isolate bPasDom1 chromosome 13, bPasDom1.hap1, whole genome shotgun sequence genome:
- the LOC135280063 gene encoding protocadherin gamma-A10-like → MCAAGRRWGRRQRALLGAVLLAAWQAAWGQLSYSVPEEMPKGSFVGDVAKDLGLHLPEIRDGGVRVVTEGRTQYFTLHEKTGHLVTAERIDREQLCRLVEKCVLRCELIVEGEMQIYRIEVQITDINDNEPSFKEVELEERISEMTAPGSRFPLPDAHDPDSGRNSLQSYELSSDEHFSLAVQAGPGGDQRPELVLAKVLDREEAAFHELVLRARDGGDPARTGTARIRVTVVDANDNAPVFSQAEYTVRVPEDVPVGSTLVAVTATDADEGLYGQVKYSLKKVSDMASNIFHLDSESGEITLLQSLDFEEGDYYELEVQARDGGGLFDTAKVAVTVTDKNDNAPEISVRSALSEISEDAPSGTTVALLHVQDRDSGSNGAVRCYLDGDVPFRLEKSYEDYYRVVTASELDREQVWEYNVTVRAADGGSPSLQSSAVLALRVLDVNDNAPVFLEERYSARLAENNAAGALVLTVRATDADWGQNARVRYRLAEGRVRGAPLSSYVSVQAETGALYALRSLDYEQVRELQLWVRAEDGGAPALSSNVSVRLLIVDENDNAPQVLYPPAGAAAGSGAAWSGVELAPRRSEAGALVAKVVAVDADAGQNAWLSYELAKATEPGLFRVGLHSGEVRTARSPLARDAARHSLVVLVRDHGRPALSATATLSVVLAESVAELLAELGSAADEAAAPGEPAASLTRWLVLAVAAVSCLFVAFLLLLLALRLRRWHRQHLLPADSGALRGVPVSHFVGIDGVRAFLQSYSHDVSLTADSRKSQLRFSAASCCDTLPARPPPDEPAPLLGDQDPAGALPAPSAPPSVSFSLQVFSATLSSDAPLPFPCGLLCLA, encoded by the coding sequence ATGTGCGCGGCGGGGAGGCGCTGGGGCCGGCGGCAGCGAGCTCTGCTCGGGGCCGTCCTGCTGGCGGCGTGGCAGGCGGCGTGGGGGCAGCTGAGCTACTCGGTGCCCGAGGAGATGCCCAAGGGCTCGTTCGTGGGCGACGTGGCCAAGGACCTGGGGCTGCACCTGCCGGAGATCCGCGATGGCGGCGTCCGGGTTGTTACCGAAGGTAGGACGCAGTATTTCACTCTGCACGAGAAGACGGGACATTTAGTGACGGCGGAGAGGATCGacagagagcagctgtgccGGCTGGTGGAGAAATGCGTGCTGCGCTGTGAGCTGATAGTGGAGGGAGAGATGCAGATTTACCGAATAGAAGTGCAAATCACGGACATTAATGACAACGAGCCCAGCTTCAAGGAAGTTGAGCTGGAAGAAAGAATAAGCGAGATGACAGCGCCGGGGTCGCGGTTTCCCCTGCCAGACGCCCATGATCCTGACTCGGGCCggaattccctgcagagctaCGAGCTGAGCAGCGACGAGCACTTCTCGCTGGCCGTGCAGGCGGGCCCCGGCGGCGATCAGCGTCCCGAGCTGGTGCTGGCCAAGGTGCTGGACCGGGAGGAGGCGGCGTTTCACGAGCTGGTGCTGAGGGCGAGGGACGGCGGCGATCCGGCACGGACGGGCACGGCTCGGATCCGCGTGACCGTGGTGGACGCGAACGACAACGCGCCCGTGTTCAGCCAGGCGGAGTACACGGTGCGAGTGCCCGAGGACGTGCCCGTGGGCTCTACACTTGTTGCTGTAACCGCCACCGACGCTGATGAGGGGCTGTACGGACAGGTGAAATACTCTTTGAAAAAAGTGTCCGACATGGCATCGAATATCTTCCATCTGGACTCTGAGAGTGGAGAGATCactctgctgcagagcctggacTTCGAGGAAGGTGACTACTATGAGCTGGAGGTGCAGGCACGGGACGGGGGAGGCCTTTTCGACACGGCCAAGGTCGCAGTCACAGTAACAGATAAAAACGATAATGCGCCGGAAATTTCGGTGAGGTCCGCATTAAGTGAGATCTCTGAGGACGCCCCTTCGGGGACGACAGTCGCCCTACTGCATGTGCAGGACCGGGACTCGGGATCGAACGGTGCTGTGCGCTGCTACCTGGACGGGGATGTCCCGTTTCGGCTGGAGAAGTCCTATGAGGACTACTACCGTGTGGTGACAGCGAGCGAGCTGGACCGGGAGCAGGTGTGGGAGTACAACGTGACGGTGCGGGCGGCGGACGGCGGGTCGCCGTCGCTGCAGAGCAGCGCAGTGCTGGCGCTGCGGGTGCTGGACGTGAACGACAACGCGCCGGTGTTCTTGGAGGAGCGCTACAGCGCGCGGCTGGCGGAGAACAACGCGGCGGGCGCGCTGGTGCTGACGGTGCGCGCCACGGACGCGGACTGGGGGCAGAACGCGCGCGTGCGCTACCGGCTGGCGGAGGGGCGGGTGCGGGGCGCGCCGCTGTCGTCGTACGTGTCGGTGCAGGCGGAGACGGGCGCGCTGTACGCGCTGCGCTCCTTGGACTACGAGCAGGTGCGCgagctgcagctgtgggtgcGGGCGGAGGACGGCGGCGCGCCGGCGCTGAGCAGCAACGTGTCGGTGCGGCTGCTGATCGTGGACGAGAACGACAACGCGCCGCAGGTGCTGTACCCGCCGGCGGGCGCAGCGGCGGGCTCGGGCGCGGCGTGGTCGGGCGTGGAGCTGGCGCCGCGCCGGTCGGAGGCCGGCGCGCTGGTGGCCAAGGTGGTGGCGGTGGACGCGGACGCGGGGCAGAACGCGTGGCTGTCCTACGAGCTGGCCAAGGCCACGGAGCCGGGGCTGTTCCGCGTGGGGCTGCACAGCGGCGAGGTGCGCACGGCGCGCTCGCCGCTGGCCCGCGACGCGGCGCGCCACAGCCTGGTGGTGCTGGTGCGGGACCACGGGCGGCCGGCGCTCTCGGCCACGGCCACGCTGAGCGTGGTGCTGGCCGAGAGCGTGGCCGAGCTGCTGGCCGAGCTGGGCAGCGCGGCCGacgaggcggcggcgccgggcgagCCGGCCGCCAGCCTGACGCGCTGGCTCGTGCTGGCCGTGGCCGCCGTGTCGTGCCTCTTCGtggccttcctgctgctgctgctggcgctGCGCCTGCGCCGCTGGCACCGCCAGCACCTGCTGCCGGCCGACAGCGGCGCCCTGCGCGGCGTGCCCGTGTCGCACTTCGTGGGCATCGACGGCGTGCGCGCCTTCCTGCAGTCCTACTCGCACGACGTGTCGCTCACGGCCGACTCGCGCAAGAGCCAGCTGCGCTTCTCGGCCGCCAGCTGCTGCGACACCCTcccggcccgcccgccgcccgaCGAGCCCGCGCCGCTGCTCGGGGACCAGGACCCCGCCGGCGCCCTGCCCGCGCCTTCTGCCCCTCCCTCGGTGAGTTTCTCTCTCCAGGTTTTCTCTGCCACGCTTTCTTCTGATGCtcccctgccctttccctgcGGTTTACTCTGTCTTGCATAG